The Cloacibacterium sp. TD35 region ATAAAATCCGGCCGGGATAACTTTTTAAAACCCTTAATTAAAAATTATGAAAAAGTATATCTCACTTTTAAGTATAGCATCTGCATTCCTTATGCAGTCATGTGAAAGATCCGATTCTGATGTAAAAATTACTCAACAAAGGAATCAAAATATGAAAACTTTGAGCCATAAAAAAACTGTTAAAATTGAAGAGACCAATGCTACCGCAACAAGCGAAACAGACACTAAGGATGATGAACCTAAAAGAGACAAACAGCATTGGAGAATTATAAAGGATACCATCTTATAATTTAAAGTAATCTTATTTAAACTTTAAAAGCAAATGGAATGGAAAAGCAAAAAGTAGTTCTAGTCACTGGAAAGAAATGTACTGTTAGTGGAGAATGGGAAGTTGAGGGCACAATTAGTACAGTTGTTTACATCTCAAAAGGAGAAACTATGCCTGCATATTGTGGAAAGAGTGTAAAATGGATTTTAATTAGAAAAGGATAATAAAGCGATGCATCACATAAAAGCAAATTTCAAAGCCTTCATTAGCTATTTTTTTATATTGTTGTTCTGCTATGCAGCAATCAGTAAAATAATGGATTTTGAAAAATTTCAGATTCAGATGAAAGATTCACCATTATTAAGTCCATTTTCAGAACTCCTACCACTTTTTATTATTGCAGTTGAACTTTTTTTGGTAGGATTGTTATGTTATCAGAAAACTCAAAATATAGGACTTTTAGGAAGTTTTATCTTAATGCTCATTTTCACAGTATATATTGGCATAATGCTCGTCACCTCTGAAAATCTTCCTTGTTCTTGTGGTGGAATTTTAGAAAAAATGACTTGGACTCAGCATTTTTATTTCAATATAGGATGTGCTGTTCTTGCTTTTCTTGCTTTAGTCTCTAATAAAAAATACAACAGGCCTGTTGATGGAGATAGAAACCATAGTTAACTGTGGAAGACTCGACTGAACGTTAGTTTTTTTGTTTAACCTTAAAATTAGACCGTCGAAAGCGGTTTAATCATCCGAGAATTTAAATGTATTTATTAACAACCATTTGTTTGAGAATACTAATTCTTAGACAGGTCTCTAAAGTTTTTAAGGGAATCTTTTTTGATGTATAAAAAGACCAGTATCATGAACATACCATCATTTTTAAAAAACAATGTTATAGGTATTGTAACCGTTTTATTTGCCCTCATCCTCATGTCTTTTAGTTTGTGGAAAGAGGACAATGCTTCTATTACTTATTTTTATAACAGCAATGATATTTCGGCAGGAGCTTTTGCTGAACCCTCTCATTGGCAAACCACGAATGCTTCGGCATGTGAAGAAGAAGGAGAAAGACCATGTAGTATTGTGGTCCCTGATGGACAGACCTTGAATGACGTCTTGTCTGGCAAGACCAATTCACAGGTGCTCTCTATGAGTCCGAACCGTAAACCATAGGATTTTATTCGGTGAAATCTTTTTTGATGCATCAAGGATGGCTGGTCTACGACCAGCCATTTTTTCTTTTATATTTTGTTTTTAAATTTTCTCTTTTTCCATGTTTACATCAATCTCTTATCTCGGGTTCTGAGGCATTCCTGTTAGGGCAATGATATCCTCGGGAATCGCGATGGCATAGCGAGGGTCATTAGGAGGCAATGTATAGGTTTGTCCATTTACGGTTCTGGTGAGGGTTATTTGGTCTCCATCTCTATTATATCTTTTGATATCCGCCCAACGGAGACCACGAAACAAAAGTTCTTTTTTTCTTTCTTCTTTTATTATTTGCAAAGCTGCTTCTTTTGTGGTAGAGGTAAAAGGAACAAAAGTTCCTGTTTTCCATCTTGTAATGAGCAGGCTATTGAGCATCTTCATTGCATTAGCAACATCATTGGTTTTGGCATAGGCTTCTGCAGCAATAAGGTATAACTCATCTGTAGTTATAGCAGTTAATTTTCCTGCAGACCCCCCCGTATAATTTCCTTTGAAGGTTACTTCACCGTTTGAGCTTAATCTAAAAAAGACAGCTTTTCTGAGGTCATTGACATGGTAGGACTGGTAAATGCTTACGGGTACTTTTGCCACTGCAAAGCGAACGGGCCCAGAGATGCGCATGGTAGCTCTGAGCAATACTTCTACATTCATGTTCTCTATAGGGTAAGATGCTGAAACATTAAGGTTATTAAAATTTAATAACGAGTTTTGTAAACTTAACGCCTCTAAACTATAGGATAAAGCCTTCTCATCATCTCCCATGAAGAGGTAGGTTCTTGCCAAAAACCCTAGTGCTGTAATTTTTGAAGGTCTGGTAGCCGCCACTTGTTTTACGGGAAGAAGCTTTACTGCTTCGTGCAGGTCTTTTAAAATTTGATCATAGGTCTGCTTTACCGAAGATCTGACGGAGGGGATGTTCATATCAGGATTAAGGCGAAGGGGCAAACCTAAGTCTTTGTCTGCTGTGGTTTTATTATAAGCAAGACACCAAATTTGAGCCGCGTCGAGATAACGAATTGCTCTTAATACTAAAGCCTGACCTCTCACATTCTCCGCACCCGCAATAGCATAGGTTTCTAAATTATTCAGTACAGCATTTGAAATATAGATACCACTGTAGGCATAAGCCCAATCATTCCCTACTCCCTGATTGGTAGAAACATTATCTTCTTGCCAAGTGTAGAGTCTTTTATCTTCTTGATATTCCATGGCGTTAAAATCCGCATCTGATAAATACATTTCGTCACTGGATGCCATTCCGCTAGAAGCAAAATTGGACAGCACATCCGTCAAACGGTCTAATAATGCCTGATTGTCTTCTAAGGTCATGGGAACAGCTAGATTGGAGTCTGACTTTTCCTCCAAAAAACGGTTACAACCCGTTAACAACATTACTGCTAACAAAAGCTTTGTTAATTTTATTATTGATTGTTTCATTTTATATTTTTTAGTTGTGAAATTATACGATTAGAAATTGGCACGTAGCCCAATGGAATATACTGGAGGAGATTTTAGTCCAGAGCTCTCGAAATTAAAATCTGGGTCTATACCACTTTTATTGGCTTTCCAGAGTATTCCTAGGTTGCTAATATTCATGAATATATTCAGATTTTCAAACACTTTTGATTTTCCTGAGCCTTGGTCTACCTGATAATTGAAGTTTATATATTGCAGGCGGATATGGTCTGCTTTTTCTACAAGCACACTTGAGCCATTGTAAAAAGCATCTCTATTGGAATTGCTCAAAAAGGTATTAGAAGGAACGTTGGTAAAAGTTTCATCTCCTGGCTTTTGCCATCTGTAGGCAAAATCGCTGTGTCCTAACCAACTGGTGTATAAACGAGTATAGTTTATAGAACTTCTTCTGAAGTAATAGCCGAGTTTATAACTCAATCCTATATCTAGACTCAATTTTTTGTAGTTCCATGAATTGATGAAAGAACCATATACAGTGGGAATTGCTGAACCAAAGTATTGCAAGTCATTTACTTTAGTTCCTGCTCCTACTAATAAAGCATAATCTTTGCTCACTGTTCCATTTATAATCCCCATGGGGTCCCCAGTATTAGGGTCTAGACCTGCCCATTTATAGGCAAATATAGAATAGACGGGTTTACCTACTACCCCACCAATGGGAACAGCGCTTCCGTTGCCTATAAACTGACTTGCTAAAGCATCTGCTAAGTAATATTGAGTTACCTTGTCGTGATAGGTACTGAAGTTCACTATGGTATTCCACTTTACCGTTTTATCTATGTTGAGCGTATTAAGTGATATATCTAAACCATTTCCTTTCATTTCTGCAACATTTGAAAGCATGTAGCCTATACCTGTAGTATAATCCATCTGTGCATTGCCAAAGAGATTGCTTCCTTTTTTGGTAAAGTATTCGATAGTACCAGAAATTCTATTATTTCGGGAAGAAAAATCCAAGGCTAGATTGATCATTCTAGAGGTTTCCCAACGGAGCTGAGGGTTGTAATAATTATCAAACCTTGCGGTAGATGTTCCTGTGTATCTAGAATTGTCTATATCATACGCAATGGTACTTACTGCTACCATAGAAGGGTCTATATTTCCGTTGAATCCATAAGAACCCCTAAGTTTTAGATTTGGGAGCCCCTCTATTTTATAAAAATTCTCTTTGGAGATTTCCCACAGTCCCCCTACCGACCAGAAGGGATTCCATTGGTTATTGGTGGTAAGTCCGAAAAGGTTGCTAGCATCTCTTCTGATACTTCCTGAAAGGGTATATTTGCTATTAAAGGTATAAGCAGCATTGGCAAAAAGAGAGACAAAACGAGTGGTTCGTTTCCCCTGAGATTGCAGTCTCTGTATAAATTCTGTTCCCCCGCTCGGAAGTAAAGGATATTGGTGGGTATAGTCTATCCCTGTTGAAAACATTCTGTTTTCATCATATCCGTAGGCGCGGTTAGCGCTATATGTTCTTACGGCATCACGACTTTCTGCCCCTGCGATTGTGGAGAGCTGATGCTTATCCCATTTACCCGAGTAGCTCAGTTGCCCTCTGAGATTATTGATGACCGTTACCCCATTTGAAATGTCTATTATCCCACCTTTTGGAACTATGAAAGTAACATTACCATTGGTCTCCAGCTGTGCAAATCTATTGATATAATTGCGTGCATAGTAACTTTCTGCGGTATGAAGATTGGTGGAGTTGTCATTCTGACGTTGATACTGGTATTTAATATCTGCTTCTAGTCCTTTTACAATTTTATAATTAACACTGGTGTTAATCATCACTTCAGAAACTTTTGTTTTTATTTGGTTAAATTTCCAATCGGTTAGAGGATAGTAATTCCAGTCGAGGAGTTTACCTGCTCCGAAGCTTTCTTTGTAGTTTTGGTCATAGTCTTTCACTACTACTAAGGGATTCCCGTAATCATCTGCCAATTGCATATAAGGAACAAAGGCATTTCTGCCCATTATGACTGCTCCATAAGCGGTTCTACCGTTCTGTGTAGCACTTTCTGTGTAGTATATTCCGCTTGATATTTGAAGTTTCTTAAGTGGCTTCCAGACATTTTGGAAACGGAGATTGGTTCTGTTGTATTTCTCGCCAAGGTTACCCGAATTATCATCATACCCGAATGAGGAAGTCCATGAGAAGTCTGGTGCACCACCTGTGAGCCCTAGATAATATTGTCTTTTTTCTGAGGGCATATACATGTATCTACTGAACTGTTCTTTCGCATTGATATTCTTAAGTTGCTCCAACTGAAAGTTGGCTTCTTCTGAAGAAATGAGTCCGTTTCTTGCTTTGTTTAATAGATTGACTACGGGGGATAAAACCGGATGCGAAGAGGAATTGATATCACTGTTGTAAAATCCTCTATTGAATAGTTCTCTTTCTACTTCAATAAAGTCTGCAGATGATATGGTTTTAAGATAATCGAAATCAGGTTTTGGGCTGTAGCTGGTATTCATTGTGAATTCCATTTTTATGGGCTGTTTGAATTTCCCAGTTTTGGTGGTAATAACGATTACACCGTTGGCTGCTCTTGCTCCCCAGATGCTTGCTGCGGCTGCATCTTTCAGTACGGTAATGCTTTCTACCATGTTGGGGTTGATATTGCTGATGTCTCCCTCATACGGAAAATCATCTACCACGATTAAAGGAGCGGTAGGCCCTTTGATGGTACTGAGCCCACGCACCATCAACTTAGGAGTTCCAGAGCTTCCTCGTTCTAAAATCATCCCACTCGCTACATTGGGCAGGCGGTCTAGAATGTTAGTGCTCACTTGTTGGTTCAAAAGTTTTTCATTGGCTAAGGTAAAGGAACCTGTGGCTCTTTCTTTAGGAATCTTCTGATAACCTGTTGATAAGTTGACTTCCTGAATTTCTTTGACCTTGTAAGTCATTACTATTTTCAAGGGAGATTTGAGTGGTAGGCTCAGTTCAAAAGTTTGAGTCTCGTACCCGCTATGGGAAACCGTTAGCGTGAGTTTTTTTTCCAAAATTTGGAAATCAAAAAGGCCGTTTTGGTCTGTGAGCACTGCTGTTTTGGTTTTGGTTGTGGTGATAACCGCTCCTTTTAGCGGAAGGGAATTTTCTTCTGTTATCACCTGTCCTAAAAGTCTGTTTTGTGCCATCATCTGTAGTGAACAGCACAAGAGTAAGGTGCCATAAAGTTTTTTCATAATCAAAATGTTTGGGTTTGAATTTTCATTGTTGTTGTAAAAAGATGACCTAGATAGAGGCCACTATGTTTACTTGTCTTTGATGATGAGCATATCTAGTTCCTGTTCCTCTTCTACCAAGTCTACATCATAGAGTAAAAGTTCTTTTCTGAGTGCGTTTAAATCCTCTATTTTTCCCATTTTCAAATCAATATTTGTTTTGTACCCTGTTTGGTCTACAATAGGATATGGAATAAAGGGCAAAGCATTTAGGTTATTGACCAACGCATATACAGAGGTATTCTGCAGGTCTGTTTTGGATACAGAAAATGAAAAGCGTGTGGTAGTGCTTTTGGTTTTGAGTTTATCCTGCGTAGAGGTTCTTTTCAGCACCAAACATTTTACTTTTCTTTTTTCTATGTCTGCGCTGTAGTCTGTGAACTGGCTCAGATTCTTTAGCATTAAAGGGTATAATGAATCTGCTTCTGATAGAGGAACAATGAATTCATAACTGTAGAGATTTGCTTCTACGATGTTTCCTTGTTCATCTTTAGGATTTTCTAGGGGCTTTGGATCTTTGACTTCTATGATTATTCGTTTTTCATTAAAGGCACGTTTTTGTTTCTGAAATATTTCATCTGTAATGGCAGAAAAAATCTCTAAGAGCGATAAATTGGTAAACTGTCTGCCATAGGCGGTTTGCCCAGAGCGGTGAAAGCCAGAGCCAAATCCCATTCCTCTTATTCTGCCTTTGGCTAAGAATGAATAAGAGAGCATGGAAATTCCTTTTTCTTGGTCAAAATCTTCTGAGAGCATTAGTGGCCTCTCTCTACCTCTTTGCACTACGGTTTGCAAAGAAGAGCTCTCCCCTCCTAATAGTTCTTTTATGGTTTTTTCTGTGACCTGAGCTCCATCGGTAGTATTGAGTAGTTTACCGTCTTTGATCCATGCGATATAGGGCACGCCTCTATGTGGGAACAGCTGATGGAAAATTTTATCTCCTGCTACTGAAACCACTTGTTTATAGCGCTGACCGTTTTTAGTGGCAAAGAATTTTTCTAGGGTTGGACGGTCTTGGTTGCTTACTGGAATGATTTTTATTTTGTCGCCAAATTGTTTTTGGAGTTCTTCCATTTTCGGAAAGTTTGCCAAGCAGCTGCTGCACCATGTGTTCCAAAAGTCAAGAAGAATGAGCTTGTCTTTATCCTGATTAAGGGTCATGGTTTTCTGTGGATGATTGACTATTTGTAAGGGAGTAGACCATATACTTTCTGGAAGCGCTTCTCCTATGGTAAGTGATTTATTCTGGGCTAAACCCGTGGTGAAAGCCAGAAAGGTTAAAAATAGGGACAAGAAAGCCCTGCAAAAAATATTTTTCATATTTTTGAATAGGTTTTTAATTAAGTTTAAAGACTGTAAATGCTCTTTCTGCGTGGTCGCCAAACTTTTGCGGAAAGGGCTTTTTTTAATTGAGTTTTTCTATGGTTTGTGGTTTTGTGGGCTGTCTGTTTCTTGGTTTTTAGGTTTTAGTTAACCTCTAAGAGAGGAAGAATACCAAAGGATAGCCTCCCTCTGCAAAGTGGTCTGGATTTAATATGAATGATGAAATGTCCCGTGAAAGCTAAAAAGCCGCAATGGTGCGCTGCCATTGTATCCGTCAATTTGATACTGTATTTTGAAAAGCAGCTTAGAAAAATGTAGATGATGCGGACGGCATAAAAGAAAACGGCATGGGACTCTACATTATCCGATTCGGGGTACTGGTATACCTTACATGCAGATAAGAGAGCCCACGCCTAGGTCGTGAGCTTTTTACTTATCCTCTCGCATGTTAAAAATTACCAGTTTTCGAATCGAGATTCTAAGCAATAGCTTCTAATATTTCGTTGAAGTATCGCAAAGTTACATTTTATATAACTTATTTGACAAATATAATAAAATTTTCCAACCTGTGACAAATATGTCAATGAAATCTTTGACAAATATGTCACTTTTATTTAATGAAATACATTGAAGACAAATATTTTATTGCATTAGCTAATCATATACAAGAAATACTTAAAGATAAAAATATTGATATAGCTGATTTAGCAGCTGCAGCTAATCTAGATAGAAGACAGATATATAGATTGTTAAATAAAGAGAATATCCCAAAATTATCAACATTAATACGTATATCTTTAGCTGCAGGAATTGAACCACAAGAACTTTTCGCTTTAAAATTTGACTTTGAAAATTATATGAGCGAAAATAATATACTCAAGGTTTCCAAAAAGAAAAAATAATCCCAAAGAGAGTTGGGACTTTTTGTTTGTAAACACTTGAAATAATTATTTTAAAAGAAATTAGATTTGTACAACAACGACCAATATTAGCTACTGTTTTTTATTTATAGCGATTATCAACTTTTTTTTCGCTTGTTTTCCGAAATGGGAAATCATCAGTTAATAGTTTTTCTAATTCTTCATCAAAACTCCAAACTTCATCTGCATACTGCCAAAAAAATTCATAATGTTCAGTCTTATCTTTATATACAACAACTCCAACGCATTTTGTAGCTTTCATGTTATATTTATGAGCCATTGTAAAATTATGTAATGCCGTCATTGCATGTTGTGATTTACTTGAATGTAACGGAATAAATACAAAAGCACAATCTGTCCTTTTTGTATAAATGCGATAAGGAATTATTACTTCAAAATTTTCACATTTTTCAATTGATAGTGATATTCTTTTTTTAAATTCGGTTAATTCAGTTCTGTTCAATTTTGCTATTTCTTTAATTATTGGATAATACTCAGTTTGGTGAGAAATCAATTTTATACTTTTATTAAAATTTTCAATAATTAGTGAAACATCAAATTCCGATTTCCTCTCATATTGATCTGTCAAATTCGATATATATTCTGAATTAAAATGATCTGCATTTGGTGTTTCAAAAAAATGTCCCAAAAGATATTGTTCGGGTAAATTATTAATCATTTTTTCGTTGTAATAATAAAAATCTTCCCTAAAATCTAAATATTCGAGTATTTCGACAGGAGTTATTAAATATTTGCAAATCCAATAATAATCTTCTGAATGAAAGAGATGAATTAAACCAATCTCAGTGCTATTATAAAACTTGAGTCTTCTTAAATCTTCTGGAAAATCATCATTTGGATGAAAAATTATTATTTTTTTTATATCAGAATTTTCACGAGCTTCTTTTATATTAAGTTTGTGCCCCTTTTCATTTTCAACTATTATTTCAGAAAATTCATCAAAATATTTTAAAGTATTTTTGATTTGTTTGACTGCTTTATTTTTAACCTTATTTTTATACCAAGACTCATTATTAATTGAGTTTTTTTCCATTTCCTTTATTTGATAAATAAATAAAATATCATCTAACCAGACAATATTATCAGCTAATTCTAATTCTTTATTTGTTATGGCATCTTTAAAATCATTATTGCTAAATGAAAATTCTTTAAAAAAAACATTTGAGTTTATTTCAGAAATTATATTTTCGGAATTAGTTTTAGGCATAATCTTGTATAAAATTAACGTTAAATCAAATATTTATGCAATATGAAACTAAATTATTGATTACTTAAAAACTATTCATTTTAAACAATTAAAAGTAATTAATTGGCTATCATTTGAGTTTTTGTTTATAAGTTTTTATCAAATTTAAATAAAAAAATAATATGAAATTAGAGGAACCATTTTTTAAATGAGGATTTGGGAGGTTAGTTTTCTGAACTAGTTAGAGGACCGTCAGCTTATGGAAAGCCATCTTATAGAGCCCTCTTCCTCCTCCCCCTATCAAAGGAGGAAAAAATTAGAATAAAAACTTCGAATTCTGAAGAATTCCAAGGGTGAGAAGTTGAAATTTATGTTTTTTTGAAGATTATTTTAGAAATATGAAAGTTGTTTGAAAAGTTACTAGTGTTTATGAGATCCTTTTCAAAGAAAGTAATCACTTCCATTACAACCTTGTAAGAACCAAGAATTTTCCTTTAGGCATGCATACATTATTGTTTGCCAATCAAGTACACCTACACTATTTAAACAACTATTATAAGTATCTTCAATTTGCTCTATTAATTGTATATTATCCCTATTTAATAGTTGTTTAAAATAAAATTGTCTAGTTCGCAATTCTCGGTTTGCTTCATTAGAAAATAGCTCGTTAATATTATATGTTTTAAAATGATTTACAGAACGGTTAAATTTATTATCATTCCAATGTGGTAATCTTTCTACTCTAAATTGAAAACTTAAAGGTTCTGTACACATCAATTCAGCTTTAATCCATGATTCATTTTCAATATTATCAAAGTAAGGGTGATAAGTTTGGGTATCATTATCTATTGGGTAGCTTATCTTTTTATCTGTATTGCAATCTCTACAACAAGGAACTAAATTACTAGGAACCACAGATAAATAAGGATACTCACTTTTTGGTAAAAAATGATCAACTGTCTTCACATTTTTTATTGTGCAATAAGGACAAATATTATTTGGGGCTGAAAGTAAAAGTGTATCATAAAATTTTCTAGCATTTTCTTTATTAAGCATTCTATATTTGTAGTATCTTATAAGGTCTCCTTTAGATAATGTAATAATATTTGGAATACCTCTTGGCATCTCAAATAGTGTATTATCTTGTACTTTTGAAATATATTGACCTTCAAGAAAAACTAGACTTGCTCTATTTGCAGTTATTTGGCCTTGAACATTACTTTGCGGATTATCACTAAAAAAAATATCTAGAATATCATTAATATTTTCTAGAGGCCTATTTATACTTTTCATTTATTTGTTTGTCAAAAAAAAGACTTCTTAAAATAGATTTCCCTTCTATCCCTAATTTACCATTAATACTACTCAAAGCTGATTCATAAGTAAAATTATCTTTCACAATTTCCTTAAGTAATTTATAAAACCCAGACTCTGTTACCTCTAATCCGAAGATTTCATTTGTTAATATCCCGATATTTTCACCAAACGTCTCCAGATTTGGCTTTTCAAATTTTGAAATATATCCCATCCGAGAAAGTTTGTATACGCATGAACTGGGTACCTCTTGCAATACAATAGGAGAATGACTTGTCATAATACATACTGCATTTCTATTTATAAGTAATTTTGAAATTGCTCTTATAAATGATGATAATAGCGGTGGGTGTAAATGAGTCTCAGGCTCATCAAAAAATATTAAGCTCTTCTCTTGAAGTAATTCTACAAGTTTAGTTATTGTTAGCAGTATAATTTTATGTCCTGAACTTAATTTTTTAAATTTTTGCTCTAATTTTTCCTTACTATTAGCATTATATGATTTCTCAATATATTCTATAAAATTTTCACTTTTGAAGAGAGAGTCACTTTCAAGTTCCCTAATTATAGTTTTCCATCTTCCAAATTTTTGAGAGCTTATTATAAGTCCAATGCTTGACGTGAAGTCATCAGCAAAATCATTCAATGTATTGTCACTTTTTGAATTATTATTTTTAAGTCCTATATAATGATATTTTATATTTGGATTTTCATTTTTTTGATGGAAACCATATTCGTCAAATGCACTGAATGTCACACAAATTAAATTAGAGAAGGTATCATTTTCATACTGCGTATTGAATATAAATTCACCAACACTATTATGCTTATTTAAGACACTATCAATCATTCCATTTAATAAATAAGACTTCCCCACACCATTACTTCCTATTATCACTTGAATATTTGATGGTGGATATTCATTAGCAAAAACACTGAATTTTATTTTATTTTCTTTCTCATTTGATAGTAAATATTCAAAACTATAATTAGTAAGTCTTGCTCCACCATGAGCAATTCTGTTAAATTGGTTTATTACAGTCTTATAAGAAATATCACGCAGTAATGAATATTTGGTTACTTCTTCATCAATAACTTCATTTAATAAGCTTGTATCAAAAGCAACATCATTTAAACCTTTGAGTACAAAGTCTCTTACTTCATCAGATATTCCCCCAAGAGTTTCATAATATGAATCTTCTGTACCAAGAGAAAAAAAAATATCATCAAGTTTTTCAAAAACATCACCAATTTTTAATAATTTTTCATCTGGACCTTCTTTCTGCCCCCTATGAGCTATTCTTACTGCACCAATTTCACAATCAATTCCTTCTGAATTAACATAATTTATTCCAAATAATGTATAGTATGAAAAATCATTCCAATTATCCCAAATTAGTAAAATGGTATTTTTAGTTTCCGGAGGAAAATCTCCAAATTTATTTGTAACTAGAAATTTGTAATCAATCATTTATTATAAATTTTCACTTTTCTAATTTATTGCACCTTTCTATCAATTATTTAAGCTAATTTTTGGGTGGTTGTTAACATTACTTTCAATTTCGTCCTAACTTTATTATAAAGCATTTACTAAATTAAGAAAAAAAGAAATATAAATGGATTATGTGTATTAGAATTACTAAATTTACTACTTAAGCTCTTTTACTCAAATCTTAGTTATGAAAAATTTATATAACGTTTTATAGCGCTTAATTGGTTTTCTTTTAATTCATAAATTGATTTTTTTACAACAATTTCTTCTTCTGAAATGAACAAAATATATTCATCTAAGACTTCAATATCTTCAAATGTTAAACCATATCTAAGCATCAGAATATGTCTTTCATTTTCGGTTCCATATTTAATAAATTTTGAAAGTTTAATGGCTCTTAGATCATTGGTTTTCTCATAGTATTTGATTAGGCTAGCATAAAAAACATCAATAAGTTTAAACCCTATCAATTTATCAA contains the following coding sequences:
- a CDS encoding MauE/DoxX family redox-associated membrane protein, which gives rise to MHHIKANFKAFISYFFILLFCYAAISKIMDFEKFQIQMKDSPLLSPFSELLPLFIIAVELFLVGLLCYQKTQNIGLLGSFILMLIFTVYIGIMLVTSENLPCSCGGILEKMTWTQHFYFNIGCAVLAFLALVSNKKYNRPVDGDRNHS
- a CDS encoding RagB/SusD family nutrient uptake outer membrane protein; the protein is MTLEDNQALLDRLTDVLSNFASSGMASSDEMYLSDADFNAMEYQEDKRLYTWQEDNVSTNQGVGNDWAYAYSGIYISNAVLNNLETYAIAGAENVRGQALVLRAIRYLDAAQIWCLAYNKTTADKDLGLPLRLNPDMNIPSVRSSVKQTYDQILKDLHEAVKLLPVKQVAATRPSKITALGFLARTYLFMGDDEKALSYSLEALSLQNSLLNFNNLNVSASYPIENMNVEVLLRATMRISGPVRFAVAKVPVSIYQSYHVNDLRKAVFFRLSSNGEVTFKGNYTGGSAGKLTAITTDELYLIAAEAYAKTNDVANAMKMLNSLLITRWKTGTFVPFTSTTKEAALQIIKEERKKELLFRGLRWADIKRYNRDGDQITLTRTVNGQTYTLPPNDPRYAIAIPEDIIALTGMPQNPR
- a CDS encoding SusC/RagA family TonB-linked outer membrane protein, with amino-acid sequence MKKLYGTLLLCCSLQMMAQNRLLGQVITEENSLPLKGAVITTTKTKTAVLTDQNGLFDFQILEKKLTLTVSHSGYETQTFELSLPLKSPLKIVMTYKVKEIQEVNLSTGYQKIPKERATGSFTLANEKLLNQQVSTNILDRLPNVASGMILERGSSGTPKLMVRGLSTIKGPTAPLIVVDDFPYEGDISNINPNMVESITVLKDAAAASIWGARAANGVIVITTKTGKFKQPIKMEFTMNTSYSPKPDFDYLKTISSADFIEVERELFNRGFYNSDINSSSHPVLSPVVNLLNKARNGLISSEEANFQLEQLKNINAKEQFSRYMYMPSEKRQYYLGLTGGAPDFSWTSSFGYDDNSGNLGEKYNRTNLRFQNVWKPLKKLQISSGIYYTESATQNGRTAYGAVIMGRNAFVPYMQLADDYGNPLVVVKDYDQNYKESFGAGKLLDWNYYPLTDWKFNQIKTKVSEVMINTSVNYKIVKGLEADIKYQYQRQNDNSTNLHTAESYYARNYINRFAQLETNGNVTFIVPKGGIIDISNGVTVINNLRGQLSYSGKWDKHQLSTIAGAESRDAVRTYSANRAYGYDENRMFSTGIDYTHQYPLLPSGGTEFIQRLQSQGKRTTRFVSLFANAAYTFNSKYTLSGSIRRDASNLFGLTTNNQWNPFWSVGGLWEISKENFYKIEGLPNLKLRGSYGFNGNIDPSMVAVSTIAYDIDNSRYTGTSTARFDNYYNPQLRWETSRMINLALDFSSRNNRISGTIEYFTKKGSNLFGNAQMDYTTGIGYMLSNVAEMKGNGLDISLNTLNIDKTVKWNTIVNFSTYHDKVTQYYLADALASQFIGNGSAVPIGGVVGKPVYSIFAYKWAGLDPNTGDPMGIINGTVSKDYALLVGAGTKVNDLQYFGSAIPTVYGSFINSWNYKKLSLDIGLSYKLGYYFRRSSINYTRLYTSWLGHSDFAYRWQKPGDETFTNVPSNTFLSNSNRDAFYNGSSVLVEKADHIRLQYINFNYQVDQGSGKSKVFENLNIFMNISNLGILWKANKSGIDPDFNFESSGLKSPPVYSIGLRANF
- a CDS encoding TlpA family protein disulfide reductase gives rise to the protein MKNIFCRAFLSLFLTFLAFTTGLAQNKSLTIGEALPESIWSTPLQIVNHPQKTMTLNQDKDKLILLDFWNTWCSSCLANFPKMEELQKQFGDKIKIIPVSNQDRPTLEKFFATKNGQRYKQVVSVAGDKIFHQLFPHRGVPYIAWIKDGKLLNTTDGAQVTEKTIKELLGGESSSLQTVVQRGRERPLMLSEDFDQEKGISMLSYSFLAKGRIRGMGFGSGFHRSGQTAYGRQFTNLSLLEIFSAITDEIFQKQKRAFNEKRIIIEVKDPKPLENPKDEQGNIVEANLYSYEFIVPLSEADSLYPLMLKNLSQFTDYSADIEKRKVKCLVLKRTSTQDKLKTKSTTTRFSFSVSKTDLQNTSVYALVNNLNALPFIPYPIVDQTGYKTNIDLKMGKIEDLNALRKELLLYDVDLVEEEQELDMLIIKDK
- a CDS encoding helix-turn-helix domain-containing protein translates to MKYIEDKYFIALANHIQEILKDKNIDIADLAAAANLDRRQIYRLLNKENIPKLSTLIRISLAAGIEPQELFALKFDFENYMSENNILKVSKKKK
- a CDS encoding HNH endonuclease, encoding MKSINRPLENINDILDIFFSDNPQSNVQGQITANRASLVFLEGQYISKVQDNTLFEMPRGIPNIITLSKGDLIRYYKYRMLNKENARKFYDTLLLSAPNNICPYCTIKNVKTVDHFLPKSEYPYLSVVPSNLVPCCRDCNTDKKISYPIDNDTQTYHPYFDNIENESWIKAELMCTEPLSFQFRVERLPHWNDNKFNRSVNHFKTYNINELFSNEANRELRTRQFYFKQLLNRDNIQLIEQIEDTYNSCLNSVGVLDWQTIMYACLKENSWFLQGCNGSDYFL